The Montipora capricornis isolate CH-2021 chromosome 3, ASM3666992v2, whole genome shotgun sequence genome includes the window acgaaaaaaaaaacacaggaaTAGATGACTGGAAatagataattattattattattgaaaactgGACATGCAACAAATATTTATAAATAGTACTTAATTAATACTGAGCAACATAGTATGTTTGAGTACATTTTTGAACAAATTTTTAGACGgtttagagcgagtttccaGTGGAATGTTATTCCAAAAGTATCTGCAAATAACAGACGGGCAAAAGCTCCTTAAGTTAGTTCTAAATGATTCAATCACAACTAGATCAGAAGAAGCACTACGAGTACTATATCTATGTTGCTCAGAGTCAGAGTGAAAGTAGGAAACTTATTCCAATATAGGAAATTATAAAAAAAGCAGGCAAGTAATAAGTTTGACAATATCAGGGAATTTCAGTAAACGTAAGAATGCATAATGAGAAGTAATGGGTTCCATTAAAGGAACATCATCATTAATTCGAAGGGTCTTGTTtcttattttgtaatttaactACTGGAGAATAAGGTGCAATATAGGAGGAATGCTTCAACAGTATGCCCTACCTAATACTTAATTACtactttgcttaattaattcaTTAGAAGACGGTCCCAGCCCTTGAATTTTcggtttgaaaaaaagaaagaaaggtttattaatatttaactctTAAGACAAAGGAAATTAATATTCAACTTTTCTGTAAGCCGTAATGGGAAAAGAATAACCGTTCGATGtaaaaaacgacaaaacttcAACCGTTAACCGTATAAGCCACActaccccattgagaccctcataTAATGCACTGATCCTAATTAGGGACTACTAGAGACAGAACCTGGTATACAATTTGTCACTTTGGATTTTCAACTACTACTATCCGTAAATAGGAGCAAGACATTactttcttttgaaacaaaaagacgCCTCCAATAGTTTTCGAAACCAAAACCCGCCAAAGTGGCTTAAAGTTGACCGTTCTTCAAATGTCATGTGATTTTGATAGAGCACAAAAAGGAGTTCCTCCTTTCTCAACTCTTTCTACCTCTTTCGAAGAAAGAGACCAAATACTATGAAAACAATCTGCTCGTACAATTGCTTTCCCTACAAAATACAAGACAAATCATTGTACATTTTCAGTTCACCCCTAAAAACTGCTAGTAATAGCAGGAATGCATAATCCAGCGAAAGCTTCTAATATAATGCTATACTGAAAAAGGCATCTTTTTGTCTATCATTAGCAAACGAGGAAATTTTCATTGAACTCCAATCAATTATTACCagcataaaatgaaatttatcgAAACCAAAACATACCAAAGCGACTTAAGTTGATGGCTCCTCAAATGTCATATGATTTTGGTAGTGTGTAAGAAGAAGCTCCTCGCTGTTCAACTCCTCCTGGCAAAGCCAACAGCTGTGTTTTTCCCCCTGGTTCGAACGACGTTCTCGGGTAATGCAGGGGTGATGTATTTCTACTTCCAGTTCATCTGTACTTGCAGAACGTTTTTGAGGTTTTTCATATTTTCTGACAATTTTTCTGCCGTGAAAAGGCCTTCTGGACTCCTTACGTTCGTAACGTTGTTCTCCAGTATGTAATCTTTCATGTGTGGTTAAACTTCCTGCTTGggtaaaacacttgccacaatgtttgcattcgtaaggtttctctccagtatggactctttcatgttccCTTAAAGTTCCTGTTTCGCTAAAACATTtgtcacattgtttgcattggtaaggcttctctccagtatggactctttcatgtcttcttAAACGTCCTGctacgctaaaacacttgccacattgtttgcatgcataaggcttctctccagtatggactctttcatgtcttcttaaatttcctgctaagctaaaacacttgccacattgtttgcattcataaggcttctctccagtatggactctttcatgttccCTTAATTGTCCTTTtacgctaaaacacttgccacattgtttgcattcgtaaggcttctctccagtatggactctttcatgttccCTTAAATGACCTGTGTCGCTAAAACAGTTGCCACAGTATTTGCAttcgtaaggcttctctccagtatggactctttcatgtcttcttaaacttcctgctacgctaaaacacttgccacattgtttgcattcgtaaggcttctctccagtatggattctttcatgttttcttaaatttcctgctacgctaaaacacttgccacattgtttgcatgcataaggcttctctccagtatggactctgcCATGTTCCCTTAAATGTCcttttaccgtaaaacatttgccacattgtttgcattcgtaaggcttctctccagtatggactctttcatgtcttcttaatttttctgctacgctaaaacacttgccacattgtttgcattcgtaaggcttctctccagtatgaactctttcatgtcttcttaaacttcctgctacactaaaacacttgccacattgtttgcattcgtaagccttctctccagtatggattcTGTAATGTATCCTTAAAAGTCCTGCTTGGCTAAACAACTTGCAGCACCGCTTGCACTGATACCGCGTCTCTCCAATATTCGCATTTTTAAGTTTGGTTTGTTTTCCGCGTTTCGCAGGAAAGCTGATTTCTTTGGACTGAGAACCCATGTTAGCTTGACGAGTATTCTCGCGCGTAACTGATAATGACATCCTTCTTGTGATCTTATCAGACACTAAACTAAAACGAAAGCGGAAAAAATATCAATACTATTTTTCGaaagttaaaacttattttCGACACTCTGAACGAGACTGAAGTGTATTTACATGCACTTCTCCCAAAACTTCATTTCGTAACTGAAAAAAACACTGATGATAATGGTGATAACATCATAACATCACCTTTATTTCACCTCGGATTTACAAGAGTAGCTGTATAGTTAATTTTtccgacaaaaaaaaatcatatgtAATATACAGTACATTAAAATACTATTTACATAAATAACAACTACATTGATGTTCGAAAGAAATTTGGCATATTTTAGTTCTGAAATCGTTAAAGGACGTTGATGACCTCAGGTCCTCTGTTATTTGTTCCACATGTTTGCAAAAATGTATCTGAGGGAATGTAGACCAATTTAAGTGGTTGTGTTAACATATGGGATAACAAGTTTCCTTGATCCTCGTAGGTTGCGTTCAGAATtccttattactgggttgccttataaggcaaacccagtcgaggtctgcgtttagtttgtttgttttcttttttttcttttttttattttttttcttttttttttttttttttttccgtgtcggtaaaagtcttgcctgtcactcccctggtaagtggtgtctttgtggatagagccttctgcgcgtattttcgtaggatcgagagggtagtgggaactgcgtagatttctctggtggacacagtagaatcattaacttagcctgcaatggcgtcgaaagtcatgcaacgcgaatggcgttttagtggatccttaaacaaaatatacccttatggagctcaataatggaaagtcagttggataaactaggcatgaatctcaaaagcgacgagtactggacttcgacaacaatctatcgcccgtcgagacgaaatcaaagtgagcagtatttacctgaagtacaaggtaatttgacacaattgagtttgttgtcttcacgcacgcaatgaaataggaagaggttttcgcctctaagagcaaatatgttgtttgtttcaataaaactttcgctggaaaaggattctgtggtattttctgcctttgtgaattataatatcatgttgtgtattgaattttcgagcttaaggttgaaatgtgatatgcgagaagttttttagttttgctctgtaagcgggaagggttcacaggcctgttgaaagcgtgctcgagtttcaacaaaatgagccccaaaatcagtgaaaacttgtgacgcagatgaataataaagtagctgctatttccaaaatgatggaattacctggtgataataacgtcgtacgcgtcttggagagtaaattttgactttgcataaacaagagttgggcgattgtgatctttgttttgacttcgctcatttcattgtcaaactttataacacttgacagaaaaagaaactttttaaaaacccggtatcttgccatcatttgacacagatgcttcactgtttgacgagtaaacatgcaGCGGTAACGTAATCagggcgcccgctgaattccggccatgtcacttttcgattttgcaatttacttgaacgtagcaaaaatctcccaaaatgtttgtcgctgatcgtaactttttatattctatattcacggttcaaaattaatgttgttttgatgtcgtaaatattttattctcgatcgaccgtccgggaaacttccttttgctctttctgaaaactgtgtatcaatagttatttgctttttcatcaatatttgttttgcataaagcaagctaacaagatctgtaccttgctgagttcgcatttgttagagttaatagtattttcggtccgatgcttctgttttaagaggggtacattgtttcggtctcccatccaaacactaaccccgcccggcagggcttaacttcagtgaactttagtattagaaagctttcagatgctcagagggcacacttgtggtaaaaagaagttgtgagggaacttgaaaatcatcaacatgtcagcccagaagccaatgtttctcgcttctcttttatttgttattcttcagagactggaatgctgtatttcaataccacacaattcagtgccttctgattttctgtagcacgtaccacaggcaacccagtgtatgcttcacagaagcatctcgtttgaaAAAGACGACGCATGTACTTCGGCATCGTTTCAAACTGAATTGCtttaaaaactgttttcatcATGTCTTGGCACCTAATACCATACAGATCACTAGAATTAAGTTTGCTCAGTAGCTCCTGTTAATGCAGAGACTTCTCGTCCAGAACAATCCTGAGCGCCCTTTTGTTAAGATTCTCTAATTTATTTCTATTTCGAGCCCCGCAAAAGTGTCACACTGCTGAGCAACATCTAAAATATGGAACAATGAAGGCCTTATAAAGTTTACATTTTGTATCTGTCGGTACTGTGTTTCGGAAAGGGGAAATTACATTAATTTGATTGTTGACCTTTGTACAAATGTTTTTTACATGGCTGTTGAACTGCAGATTCTTATCAATGTTCACTCCTTTCGGCCACTCCGTACGCATTCAACTTAGCTAGCAGCAACTCGTGTGGTACACTGTACACAATCAAAGGCCTTGGAAAACTCTAAAGATATCACAGCAACCAGTTCTTTATTATCTAAGCCAGCCCTCCAATCTTCTGTTAGACGCAGCAGTGTACTCTCACAGCTATAATTCTTGCGATATGCAGAAATGAAGTCAGACAGTATATCTTTGTGATAATAACAGTGATTTATTAGTAGATTTATTAGCCGCGAGAGTATCCAATAAAAAGGCTCTCACTCTGATCAAGTCCATGCTACAAAGTTGCAGTAAGTGgcgaaattttaaaaatttcaatacTATTTCATAAATATTACAGTAAAAATATGtcttaaaaagaaatgaaatgattgtaGGAACATGCCAATCACACAAAGCAAGGGGAGGAGGTGATGAAAGCTTAATTCCCAGATGAACATTAAAACTATAAAAAGAAATACGAGAGTTACATAGGAGAAGCAAACGAGGAGATTATTCTGTGAAAGTTTTAGAATACCTTGACCAGTTGGACATAAAAGACAGTTTACAGTCCTCACAAAGTGACATGATATATTTTAATGCTTTCAATCATGGCACCAGCGCCAAAGCAAATGAGTTccaactattaaaaaaaaaaaaagatctcatACTTTGGAGAAGGAACCCTTATCAGGTAATGACAGCCAGGCCAACTGACCTCAAATTATGACTCGTATGGGAGTGTCGATCGATGAGAAGCTGCAGTCTGTACTGTCAAAGAGATCAACATGCTGCAAATGCTTGGTCTGCGATTTTAAATACTAGTAACTGCAAAACTAGTTACATAACCTCTATTTTGCAAAAAGAATAAATATTTTCATAACACCTCAAAGGCATTGCTAACATTTTTAAGTCTTTTGCTAATTTTGGAAAGGCTATTAAAAAGGAAATTCCTCAAGGGAACCGCACCCCCACTTTCTACTTCAGGGGTAATTTCTCTATCACCTGTCACCTCAAATGAAATCTGGAGTTTTATTAGCAGTACGAATGCCAATAAATCTCCTGGCCTATACGGTCTACCTGTCAATATAATCTAGGAATTATTTATCAGAACCTTTCGCAtcacaatgcctatgcagatttttggaaGAGTCCAAGATTCCCTACCCACTTCTTTGCACTATGCGTATTCTTAT containing:
- the LOC138043812 gene encoding zinc finger protein 709-like isoform X1; translation: MCSDDVNIRVRLVSDKITRRMSLSVTRENTRQANMGSQSKEISFPAKRGKQTKLKNANIGETRYQCKRCCKLFSQAGLLRIHYRIHTGEKAYECKQCGKCFSVAGSLRRHERVHTGEKPYECKQCGKCFSVAEKLRRHERVHTGEKPYECKQCGKCFTVKGHLREHGRVHTGEKPYACKQCGKCFSVAGNLRKHERIHTGEKPYECKQCGKCFSVAGSLRRHERVHTGEKPYECKYCGNCFSDTGHLREHERVHTGEKPYECKQCGKCFSVKGQLREHERVHTGEKPYECKQCGKCFSLAGNLRRHERVHTGEKPYACKQCGKCFSVAGRLRRHERVHTGEKPYQCKQCDKCFSETGTLREHERVHTGEKPYECKHCGKCFTQAGSLTTHERLHTGEQRYERKESRRPFHGRKIVRKYEKPQKRSASTDELEVEIHHPCITRERRSNQGEKHSCWLCQEELNSEELLLTHYQNHMTFEEPST
- the LOC138043812 gene encoding zinc finger protein 709-like isoform X2; this translates as MSLSVTRENTRQANMGSQSKEISFPAKRGKQTKLKNANIGETRYQCKRCCKLFSQAGLLRIHYRIHTGEKAYECKQCGKCFSVAGSLRRHERVHTGEKPYECKQCGKCFSVAEKLRRHERVHTGEKPYECKQCGKCFTVKGHLREHGRVHTGEKPYACKQCGKCFSVAGNLRKHERIHTGEKPYECKQCGKCFSVAGSLRRHERVHTGEKPYECKYCGNCFSDTGHLREHERVHTGEKPYECKQCGKCFSVKGQLREHERVHTGEKPYECKQCGKCFSLAGNLRRHERVHTGEKPYACKQCGKCFSVAGRLRRHERVHTGEKPYQCKQCDKCFSETGTLREHERVHTGEKPYECKHCGKCFTQAGSLTTHERLHTGEQRYERKESRRPFHGRKIVRKYEKPQKRSASTDELEVEIHHPCITRERRSNQGEKHSCWLCQEELNSEELLLTHYQNHMTFEEPST